Part of the Paroedura picta isolate Pp20150507F chromosome 3, Ppicta_v3.0, whole genome shotgun sequence genome is shown below.
ctgaaGATTCCTTGCTCTAAAACCTTAAAGGGTTGCCATATGCCAGCTGTGATTTGAAAGCAAAACCCAACAATTATGCTTGTGTTAGATCCATTTGTCAGGCCTCTATTCTTAATTACTATCCACTGCTCTTGCTAAGAAACCTGACATCACAGCCAGAAATACTCTCTTCAGTTCCCAAAGGAACTTCCAAAGGATACTGGCGATTTCTTCAAACAAGTATCCTGGACATGGGATTTCATCATCTGAGGTGCTTTTGATCAGAGTGGGTAGCtgggaggaaaagaaacaaatgcaAAGCATGTACATGGGACATTTTTAGAAGATAGCAATTGCTCTTTCTGTTCTAGCACTCTGCCCCTGAAACACAGACATCTGAGAGAGCAGCTGAGGAAGCATTGTTCTCTTCCCAACAAAATTCCAGTTGGCTTCATTCACAGGTTAGAGGCTGCATCTCTGATACCCAAAAGAAAGGTAAAGAAACATGATCTGTTCCTTAGGATCTGATTGTGAACAAATCCAATTTTGCCTTACATTCTCAAGTAAAAATGAACACCTTGCAGATGGTTCTCAAGTAGCCCTGATCGACACATacacctgagccatatggaagggtggtatagaaatcaaataaatcaataaattcgCTGTTAACTGTCTAGATGCTGATGTAAATCAGAATCACCTCTGgtcattattataataataaatcttTACTATTTCTTGCTCTTCCAGGTAGCTCAGGGCAGGCTACAATATCTGAGAGGGAAGCAAGTAAACCTTTTCCTGCAAGCAACAACTATGAAGCTCTACATTACAGTGCAGAATTTTACTCTCCTTGTTGAGCTTAAGGGTTGCAGTTCTATGGTGCAGCTCAGGGTCAGCCCAAACAGCCTTTGCCACTATTTGCCATAGCAATGAAAAGCAGCGCTTATTAAAAAGACCCATCTACAGTTATTAATTATGGCAGTTAATGGAGTTTCACCTTAAGAGGCAACATGTCATTGGACACTACATGCTGGGAGCAACATCTCCACCCCCATGAAGTCACATCTAACCAATGAATTTTTCAATGCCATGGTCAGAAAATTACCCTTATCTAGTGATAAAGGCAAGATCTCATTTGCATTGTTGCCATGATACTGTGGAACGGATTCTAAAGATTTCTGGGCTTTGTCTCCACGTTATAAGACATGGTGCTAGTTACGAGTcttcacttccccacatgcatgaTTTCCCTTGACAATCTCTCTGGTATGCTTATTTATCTCCACAAAAAAGGGGAAGTAAAATGACAcccacagtgcaattctaagcacgTTTATTGAGAAATAAGCCTCAAGGAATTTTATGGTTCTTACTCCTTAGTATGTATGCTTAAGATTTCGTTGGAAGCATTTCAGGAGCAATGAGCTGTCAAAAGAAGCGACGCGTTCTATGACTGCCACCAAGCCGGGCAGAGCAGAGAGCCTCCAGTAGAGGATGGCAACGCGCCACTATGACCTCCCCGTCCCCAATAGATCCTAAATAATCGCGTTATCCTCGCTGTACCCGACTCAAGAAGCTCAGCCGATCCCTCAAAGGTACTGCCGCCATGATCACCTCGGAGCGCAAGTGCACCAATAAAGAGCTTCATAATCCCGCCTTCCCGAGGACCAATTGTCCAATCGAACGACAGCTTGTATGAGAAAAGCCAATCATTTTTTCTTACAGCAGGAAATAGCTGTCATAAACTGAAGCCCTACACGGAGGGCGGAAAGAAGGGTAAGCGGTTTCCTGCTTTTTAGCCAATCCGAGGATTCTATGTACATAGGCTCCAATCAGGGCAACAATGGGCTGGTTTTATCGGAAAGCCAGGTGGTTTGATGGTCTATCAAGGAGCCTTGCTGGACCAATGCGACGGTCCGGTTGCCCGACTATGGCCGCGTCCAGGTTGTAGACTTCACGCGCGTTTGAATAGCCATGCCCAGCCAAAAGGTCTGGAGTCGCGTTCGGGAGAGGTTGAGACGCTTCCCCGCGTTACTGGCGAGTTGTGAGGAGCAGGTACGGGGGCCGGGAAGGACGGTTTGTCCTGCGTCGTCATGGCGACCATATTTTTTCTCTTGCCTGACCGCTCTTCCCATCCTATCCTTGGGAAAATGTTTCTTGGTATTTGTACAGCATGTCTTCAGGGATTGCCGTCGCCCgcattattatattataaaccTGCAAAGTAGGGATAGAGGGCGGAGGACAGCGGCCGCTTCTTGAACGCTTGTTGACGCCAGTCAGTGTCCTGGAGTGCTGAGTGAACTTCCCGGGAGGGCGCGCGTGTATTTTGGCAGCTCAGTGACTTTGGGAGAGGGCCAGGGAAAATCCCgatccatgtgctggcaggggctcatgggaattgtagtgcatagCCATCTGCAGAATCGCAGCTTGGCCACCCACAGCAATTTTTATGGATGTATGTACACACCACAGAGGCCTTTATTCTGTAGGAAATCAGGCACCGGTCCTTGCGTGCACTTGTGCACCCAGAGCCTGTTCCTTTGCCTAACATTTGAACTAACATCCCATTTCATGCACAGACAAAATTCTTAAAGAACAAAGCACCAATTAGTTCCAAACCCTTTTCCTAATTACCCTGGTGTCATGAGACATTTAGGGTGCAGGGACACCCACAATCACTGAGGACTAGGAGCACTACGTCCTTGCTGAAGGTGGAAGGGACATTTCCTCCCTGGAACTTTGCAGGTGCCCAGTGTTCCCTCATGGCTCATACTAGTTTGAGATTTATTGCATTATCCattcctcttaaataaaacactaaggCCACTGAGGCTGGACCTGCCCGGGATCGGGGCCAACACTGATTGGCCTCTCGCCCAGACTGACAGAAATTCCAGCCAGTCAAGTGAGGTCAATCGCGCCTGCCGATACCCACTCACTTCGCTGGCTGGAGCGGAGCAGAGCACATGCGCCAACAAAGGTCAGCACGGGGCGAATCCACATGGACGAGGGGAGGAGGGCCCGGCCAACGCACCCCAAGCCCCAAGGAGGGCGGCCCGCCGCCTCAAGGATGCGGCAGGTGCGCTCCACAGCACCTGGTAACGGCGGGGAGAAatccacgggggggggagggtgagggCCTGGCCAAagcttcccaggccccacccgcCACCTTGAGGAGGAGGCGGGTGCGCTCCGTGGGGCCTGGGAACGGTGGGAAACCCATGGGGGGGAGGAACGGGGGCACGGGAGACGCTTCcgccccccccgcacacacccaCTCCGTCCCTGGGACGCTGGGTGTGCTCGGCGCACCCGGGGGAGAGCCCTTCAAAGCCTATCTTTAaggacgggctttgaatctagtactattccatgtattgttcttatgttattatgtaaaccgccctgagcccccggggaggacggtatatgaatataataaataaatactatataaTGTAACAGTACAGCTtgctttgagtccagtagcaccttaagagactaacaagattttgggggtataagctttagggtcaaagctccctttgtcagataccagatGTTGTAACAGTGATCAGCATACATTTCCAGGGAGAAAGTAAGACAACATAGTGCCATGTTTAAGGATTAGTCGAGCAACACTCCCCTTTCACTTGAGAGACAAATAATCACAATCTCAGTCTTCAGTGTATGCGGGAAAGGAGTTGTCCCTAATACTTTAAAATCAGCAAGTTTGCTACACATCCACAGCCAAGTATTTTCCCAGTTTCTGATTAGCACTAATTTTTGCAGGCTTCAGTCTATGGCAAGTGTGTTGCCTCCAAGACAACAGGTCATGGAGATCTGAAGAAGGATGTGTGCGCCAAGGAATTTCAGATGTTGATGGAGTGCTTCACAAAAACAGTGAGTcacatctttttaaaatcagaatgaaGTCTATTTCTTCAGTTAGTAGGCCACTCAAGCTCTTTGGGTTGGCAGCTATTAAACTGGTGCCTTctagatcaacctttctcaacttttttaccagagacccccctgaaacattcttcaggctttgagaaaccccagaagttgtatgATCATGCAAAATGTGGTTGGTAAACATAATTTTGTACACACCTtcccagggcccctccacttcccactccttccaggcccatcattggctgttggggggggggtcaacatgaccatatacagtcatatcacccgataaatgtctaacaaattaaaatatatatatataaattaattaactcccacccattcaggaaacccaggctGTCATGAAAAcctagagtttcacaaaaccctgctccCAATGGCCTTTTTATATTCATTTGATCTGCAGCAATtaacaggtgatgttatttaatatcatgtcaaaagaaattccagctgCTCATTTTCACTCATGAAATACTTATTGAGAACAGGACATTTTGCCCTGTCCCGCAGATAATGTAAATACACCCGTGTTTAAGATTCTGTGCTAGCATAACATTAGCACTGTTCCAGTGCAGCTTTTTCACTACAGGCGCCATGACCAGGTGGCACTGAGATGTTGAAGAGGTATCAGCCTTACATCCAGAATTAATTGGCAGTTATCTATGGACAGTGCTAGATTCTTCCATGAAGTTTAAATTTCAGAGGGGAAGCTCTGTTCATCTGTTGCAGCAAAACCAAAAACCAGACTAATAAAACAGTAGTTTTGTGGATTAAAGCAGACACCATCAGAATCAGAGCCcatttttaatgtggaaacatCTCTAGGCATGGCCCAGGGATGGAATTGCAGTGGAAGTCTACAGATGTGATGTTgtattccccctgcccccctcctccagctACAGAACGAAAGATGATGCAAtggccagggaaggagggtgcagCAGTTCACTGTTTGtcactcctccttccctttctctccccccccccccaactccagtgTCGCCTTTCACTCTTCTACCTGGCTTTCAGCATTGGGAAGAAGTGAGTCGCAGCGGCCAGGGAGTGCATGATCGTTAGTCTCTTCCCTTGCCCCCCTGGCTCTGCTACCATTGCTTCCCCCTCGGTCAGGagagcatgcagaggagtggccAACGCCTCTGTGGGCCCCTATGCAGCCAGGTGGGCAGTTTTTCCTGCgtcttgggagggggtggggcacAGAAGACAGAGAAAAGCCCAGCCAGCGCAGGCTTTGAATGCTCCTCTGCGTGCGCTccagactggggggtggggagacggaCCACGTTGGtggagtggggaagggagaaggaaaggagacAAAATGGCTACATGCTCATTCCATGGCTGCATAGCCTTTCCATGCCCCCCTCTTTTTCTGTCTGttcatcttcttctttctctgccttccttcgtcttgtttcccttctccctccttcactTTTGTTTCGTTTGCTTTATTTCCTTCcattttcccttcttcctttttttcatttttctttccttcctccttgcttTATTCCTTCgttgttcctttccttcttcccactggtgcctggagatcagtagtgATTTCTGAAGACCTCCAGTCCCgcacctggacgttggcaacccagctgctcAAAGACACAGACACTCCACCATGATATTTCCACATAGAGTATGTGAGAATCAGATATTGCATAACTTTTGTTTGACTGAGGACCGAGCTAAAAAGGAGTTTGTGGTTTTAtaactacattttaaaattaatattatgcACAGACTCCTGTTAGGGGAATTCTAGGAGTCTTGCCTTAAACTGAGCAGCAGTACAGAGCTAAAGTTTACAAGAGAAATGATTGGCTATTACAACATGACTTCAGCCAAGGGTTAAATTCAgcatatataaatctaaatagatACTTATGCAGTACTCAGTCCGTGATGTGAATCCTAAAAGCAGTGACTCATCAGAACTGTTCTTCCTTTATAGGCAAAGAACAGTGTAAAGTAAAGCTCTGTAGTGGACACACCAGCTGCACACCTGGATTTATAGTTGCTTTCAGCAGAGAAGGACAAAGTGCTCAATTCATCTTGTGTTGCGTTGAGAAGAAACACCTAGAAGTGAACAGCTTTCAATATACAAAGAACCATGGGCTTTCAAATAATGTATTTCATCAAGCTGTGTTTAGAACTAAATTTCTGAAGCTAAAACTTATGTTGATTGGTTTTGATTTAGGCCCCTTGTGACAAATTGTTGTCTTGGTGGACAGAAATACAGTTTATGCTCCAGAGTTCCCTTGCACACAAACTGGGACTAAAGGCTTCCATAGGAAACCTGACATCAAACTGCATGCTGGCATCTGGGAAAAGTGGAATTTTTTTCTTCCCTAGAATTGAAGTTTGGAACCCTGGTTTGTGGAAGAAAACAAGCTTCAGTTTGCACTAGTAGCGACTTTTGGATATCATTGTGAACTGGAATATTAATGGGTTCCCAGGTAGGAAGCCATTACTGGCATTCTGTGAGGGATAGGAACAAGTAAACAGTAGAACAAGTTGCAATTGTGTCCCTTGTCCCAGTACAGGCTTATTGTGATGCCTGGACATAGACCTGTTGTGAAGCAAAGTTCATAGCAAAGCTAAAGGACTATAGAGCTATATTGAGGATTCCAGGACTATGATCTCTCAAACATAGATTTTCTATTTAGAATTTTAAACAAATCTTCAGTCTTCTGTATCAAGAACCAGAATTGTGACACATTAATCCAGCCTTTTACATTATTCAGATTATGAAAATATTTGTAAAGAAAAGATCATAGCCAAGGGAGCCTGTTTGCCAAAGAACAGATTTAGTAAACACAAAgctgcttcctcttttccttagTGTAGGGGTCTAACTAAACTAGCTTTTAGTGTCAGTTTTGCTCTCATTCTCTTCCCATTTTACAAAGAACTAAATGCAAAGTAGGGCAGTACTTAGCTGGTGTAAGATTTTGCTGCTTCTagttcctgcagatttggggcacAGAGGAAAGGAGCACAGGTTGTCAGGACTCCCTGGAAGGCCTGGTTAATTTGTGTAAGAATACCAATTCAGTTGtggcatgtttaaaaaaaatacaaccctCATATTGAGGAATCCATGACTCTGTACCTCTAATTTCCCTTCTGAACATAGATTTCCTAATtgaatctttgggggggggggaatctaatcaGTGAAAGTGCCTAAGGAGAAAACAGCTTTATAGGCCAAGGTTAAAGCACAGCTTGGGAATCTGCCCAATAAAACTGCAGAGACTACTGCAGTGTTGTGGTTCCTGCTGACCTAAGACAGCCACTGCTTCATCATCTCAGTCATAAAAAACACAGCATTGCCTAGGCCCTCAGGGGAGTTGAAGGAGATGGCTCAAATCTGGAGTGAAGTACCAGCCAGATAAGTACTTTAAGTGGAAGCTGCTTCACAGAATGCTAGATCTGACCTTTTCATGTGGCTGGATGGCAGGAAAAATATTAAGCTGTCATTCTGTGGTATGTGTATAAAGTCATCTTAAAGTGTGCTAGACTGTTTCAACTAATTGTCTCACCAAATGATTTACATTCTGTGTGATTACATTCTGTGCTTCACTAGCAGATCTCACAGGGGTCAAGTAATCTTCCCAGGACTGTTTAGTCATTTCATAAAACTAAACTTAGGAGAATAAATCTCTACTGGCTATATGaatggaagctgtttttttttaaggccacTATATATACGAAAGGAAGATAAGATCTCTTAAAGATGCATATTACATGCAGGTCCCCAGTTTATTCCATTTCATTTAGTGTAAACTGAAACTATTCCAGCAAAAAAGAAGGCTCCAGGGAAACAATgcttggatttattttatttgtttgtgcaGCCTGGTTATACACCCAGCCATTTGTCATTGTAAAACAGGGTAAGCTGGAACTGGATCTATGGCAGAAGAGGAGGAATTCCAACTAAAGTTCCCTGTCCCCCTTtttccacttccctccccttAGTTGCTTGGAAACAGTTTGTTTAGAATTCAGTTGCTCTACAGAGGAATGTCAGAATTATCTTTGGTCCTTTTAGTTGCAGGCACAGCACACAGTCATACTATTCTTGGTTGGAAAAATCCTAACAGGCCAACACTTGGCTGACACCTTCATAGCTACTGCGTATCTCAACTTCTCTTGTTTTTACCACATCCAAAACCAAAACCCAACTCTAAATCTCTAAAACAGAAATTACATTTATACATAATTCCTTTTGCTTTAGAAAAGCTGAGGCAACAGTCATCCTGACTCTGCTTCACAGTGCCTGAAGCAGCTTCACTCAATGAGACTTCTGAAGATTAAGGCTATAATATCATGTTTATGACAAGGCAAACAACCTTCAGAGCAACTGAATGGAACCAACCATGTTTCTCTATCTTCTTTAATGGAGATATACTAAACACACTTTGCAGGCAAAGATGGCATCCATTTGTCAGGATCAGCAGTGCAAGAACCTGGAAGGCCATTACCTTAGAGGCAATGTCCTTACTAGCACTTCCTGGACCCATGGTTGTTCCAGAAAAACAGACCACTATGAGATAAGAGGCCAGTATACCAATACACTTGTTTGAAACAAAAGGCTCCCATCTTGCCAAGTTTTTATCATATCTGCAATTTGGAGAATCACAGCCAGATTAAATGGGCAGATACCCTTGGCTGCTGGGTATATTCAAGAGTTTTAAAAGTCAGTGTTCTATCTGTTAAGGGCAAACACCATAATTCTTCCTGCACATCTGAAACAGTCCAATTCTGCTCAACTAGAGATGCTAAGATCAAGAATCCATATTATCAAATTTCACACAAATGACTGAAGAACTAGAAGGACAGGTACAGAAGCTTTAAATCACAATgcatacattcacacacacaacaGTGGAAAGAGGTAGATGCAAATTTATCAATCTTCTAGGAACCCCTTCTCTTTCTGTTTCCTCCCACAGCTAGTGACCATTTCAAACACAGTATGAAATCCCATAATGCACTTCGgatagagatttttaaaaacaaacctttGATCTGATAACTGAGAAAGGTGACCTCTTTAATGCTAATCAATTAATTAACTGGAAAAAGCACTTGAACAGCAAAGTATAATAAATTTGCTTAAATATGAATTTAACATGAATGGGCTGCAAATTCCTAACAATTTACTCAGGACCAATGGATTGTCTTCCCATTCTGAACGCTTCTTTCACTTCCCAATATTATTTCCAAATGCAGATCAACTCATATCCTAAATGGGTGAACTAGGAATAGAAGGATCTGAAATTAATTTAAGTGACAAATCCACAAAGTTTCCAACAAGCACAAATTGCCAACAAGATCTAAACACATAAACAGATAAAGCATATGGGTTAAAGGCAACTGAGCAAGCATCAAATTCAAATGCTTCTTTGGAAAAGTGACAAGCACAAAGTATGCTTTAAAACTGAGTGGGAGGGTCCTCCTGGTTTCTACTGGTTTCCCACCAGCACACTGGAGAACCTAGGTGTTACAGTACTGGAATATGAACCTGGCTGGCAACAACAGAATTCCCTTCCCTGCAGAGGTCAATGTTTGTTCAGTCACTGGAGCCTG
Proteins encoded:
- the NDUFAF8 gene encoding NADH dehydrogenase [ubiquinone] 1 alpha subcomplex assembly factor 8 isoform X2, which produces MPSQKVWSRVRERLRRFPALLASCEEQASVYGKCVASKTTGHGDLKKDVCAKEFQMLMECFTKTAKNSVK
- the NDUFAF8 gene encoding NADH dehydrogenase [ubiquinone] 1 alpha subcomplex assembly factor 8 isoform X1, producing MPSQKVWSRVRERLRRFPALLASCEEQASVYGKCVASKTTGHGDLKKDVCAKEFQMLMECFTKTDHALLPYLCLAQNVLSGMYLCKTGAVLPVAI